In Nocardia higoensis, the DNA window CCGCGACGCAGCGGGAAGGCCAGCCGATCGGGTTCGTCGATGTCGCAGACCACCGGGGAGACCTCGACCAGACCATGCCGACCGGCGCAATCCAACAGGGTGGCCAGCACCTCCGGGCCGTCCGGGCGTCCGTCGTCGTCGGCCAGCCACACCCAGTCCGCGCCGAGGGTCAGCGCGTGCAGCATGCCCAGCGCGAATCCGCCCGCGCCGCCCAGATTGTGGGCCGAACCCAGGTAGGTCGTCTCGATCGGCTGCTGCTCGACCAATTCGGCGACCTCGGCCTCGTTGGCGTTGTCCACCACGATCAGGTGATCGATCGGCCGTGTCTGCGAGGTCAGCACTTTCAGCGACTCGGCCAGCAGCTCCCGCCGCTTGTGGGTGACCACGATCGCGACGATCCGGGCCTCGGGCCCGGTGCCGGCTTCGGGCAGATACGACATCGCCTCGCCACCGACGGGGTCGATCTCGAAGCCGTCGAACGAAGGCCGCGCGGTTTCGTCCGCACGCGAGGTCGCGCTGTCCGCGGCAACGGTGTCAGAGTTCTCGCCGCCGTCGGATCCATCGGTACCGGCGCCGCTTTCGACACCACCGCGTGTGCCCGCCGAGGCGTCGGCGGCGGAGGTCTCCGACGCTGCGGCGCCCTCCTCCGGTGAGTTCACCGGCGGTGGAACAGCGTGCGTCGCCTCGCGTTCCCCGAGCGATCCCGTCCCGGTCGCGTCACCGGCGCCGGACTCCGCGGTGGGGCGAGCTTCCGGGCTCATGCTGTTCCCCTCATGCATGTGTGGGCGCCCTGCGTGGTTACGCGAGCTTCCGCCTCCGGGCGCTGACCGCTCATGCTGTTTCCTTCGTGCATGTGCGGGCGCCCTGCGTGGTTACGCGAGCTTCCGCCTCCGGGCGCTGACCGCTCATGCAGTGTTCTGCTCCAGTTCTTTCGCACTGTCGTCCGCGGATTCCTTCGCGCGGCCTGCCCGCTCGGCTTCCATCTCGCGCAGCACGGTCGCCACGTGATTTCCTGCCTCGGGGCCTTCGTAGGCGCGCACCACATCCTCGATGCCGCCGCGCTCGCGGATCTGGCCGTGGTCGATCCACAGCGCGGAATCGCAGAGCTGGGCGAGGAATTCGTTGGAGTGGCTCGCGAACACCAGGATGCCAGACCGGGCCACCAACTCCTGCAGCCGCAGTCTGGCCTTCTTCATGAATTCGGCGTCGACCGCGCCGATGCCCTCATCGAGCAGCAGGATCTCCGGGTCGATGGAAGTCACCACGCCCATCGCCAGGCGCACCCGCATACCGGTGGAGTAGGTGCGCAGCGGCATGTGCAGGTATTCGCCGAGTTCGGTGAAATCGGCGATCTCGTCGATCTTCGCCAGCATCTGCTTGCGGGTCTGTCCGAGGAACAGGCCGCGGATGATGATGTTCTCGTAGCCGGAGATCTCCGGGTCCATGCCGACGCCGAGATCGAACACCGGCGCCACCCGGCCGCGGATGCGGGCGCTGCCGTGGGAGGGCTCGTAGATGCCCGACAGCAGCCGCAGCAGCGTCGACTTGCCCGCGCCGTTGTGCCCGACCAGGCCCACCCGGTCGCCTTCGCGCAGCTTCAAGTTGATGTCGCGCAGCGCCTCGACCACGACCACATCGGACTGGTTGCGCCCGATCGCGCCGCCCGCCTTGCCGAGGAACGCCTTCTTCAGCGACCGCGACTTCGCGTCGAAGATGGGGAACTCCACCCACGCGTGGTGGGTATCGATACTCACACTGCTCATGTGCGGCTCCTACACCCAGTACGGCACGCGGGCACGGTACTGCTTCATGGCCAATACCGCGCCGATCCAGCCGATCACCGTGATCGTGCCGACGATCACCCAGTGACGCAGCTCCTGCGGTTCGCCCAGCAGGGGAGCGCGCACGATCTCGAGGTAGTGGAAGGTCGGGATGATCTCGACCAGCCGCGCCCGATCGCTCGCGCCGCCGATCTGGTCTTCGAGGGTCTTGGTGGTCCACATGACCGGGGTCAGCACGAACAGCATCAGCGTCATCGAGCCCAGGATCGGGGCGATGTCGCGGTAGCGGGTGCTGAAGATGCCGAACAGGATCGACACCCACATCGAGTTCAGGAAGATCAACACGATCGCCGGTATCGCCAGCAGGCTCGCCCAACTGAGGTTCTCCCACACCCCGAAGCCGACCAGCAGCAGCAGGTAGATCACCAGGTTGTGGGCGAAGAACAGCAGTTGCCGCCACACCAGCCGGTAGATGTGCACGCTCAGCGCCGAGGGCAGCTGTTTGATCAGCCCCTCGTTGGCGATGAACACATCCGAGCCCTCCAGGATGCTGGCGGAGATGACGTTCCACACGATCAGGCCGACCGTCACGTAGGGCAGGTACTCACGCAACGGCTGACCGAGCAGCGTCGCGTAGAGGATGCCCATGGCGGCGGCCTGCACGCCGGTGGCGATGGTGATCCAGAACGGCCCGAGCACCGAGCGGCGGTAGCGCTGCTTGATGTCCTGCCAGCCGAGGGACAGCCACAGCTCGCGCTGCCCGAAGCCGTCG includes these proteins:
- a CDS encoding ABC transporter permease, producing MRDGFGQRELWLSLGWQDIKQRYRRSVLGPFWITIATGVQAAAMGILYATLLGQPLREYLPYVTVGLIVWNVISASILEGSDVFIANEGLIKQLPSALSVHIYRLVWRQLLFFAHNLVIYLLLLVGFGVWENLSWASLLAIPAIVLIFLNSMWVSILFGIFSTRYRDIAPILGSMTLMLFVLTPVMWTTKTLEDQIGGASDRARLVEIIPTFHYLEIVRAPLLGEPQELRHWVIVGTITVIGWIGAVLAMKQYRARVPYWV
- a CDS encoding ABC transporter ATP-binding protein — its product is MSSVSIDTHHAWVEFPIFDAKSRSLKKAFLGKAGGAIGRNQSDVVVVEALRDINLKLREGDRVGLVGHNGAGKSTLLRLLSGIYEPSHGSARIRGRVAPVFDLGVGMDPEISGYENIIIRGLFLGQTRKQMLAKIDEIADFTELGEYLHMPLRTYSTGMRVRLAMGVVTSIDPEILLLDEGIGAVDAEFMKKARLRLQELVARSGILVFASHSNEFLAQLCDSALWIDHGQIRERGGIEDVVRAYEGPEAGNHVATVLREMEAERAGRAKESADDSAKELEQNTA